A genome region from Arachis duranensis cultivar V14167 chromosome 6, aradu.V14167.gnm2.J7QH, whole genome shotgun sequence includes the following:
- the LOC107495850 gene encoding uncharacterized protein LOC107495850 — protein MIKTLNPNYPNNTAKTAEIMSRYRPIAPKPDTNNSSSSSLTDNNGSNSSNSNNSLSQKIKNSPYLRSLWPQLQARPTRTRKRGRAPILTLPPSSLFKRQKPNNTNNLLLGFYPSTTKNLISLQSLNFVPPHQQLGNPLSNHAIGVLNCQLETTNNDVGTICNSTTSPSLVTLPLLPCSPSSSTSSIHQPPKFDLTNNNNACQEVTFDLNLTAKLHIPEEKDLLQQLQRPVATTATAATNNNVVVVAPQPVRPVGSSISVGCINEDATIMAIQDQNLKRKQEVEDEVETETLPAIITDSKNRVRMVNSSYKELVGQPECPWLESMVTSIQCGSSAPSSTPSSSPRSSSPRSNKRISGEVALQVCDDSIKIPDSSSSNGFSCWVRIEWQSSEDQRKKFCVNAFCDVTKLCCESRDYVFSWRFHTRTREASQSSCNL, from the coding sequence ATGATCAAAACTCtgaaccctaattacccaaataacACAGCAAAAACGGCTGAGATCATGTCAAGGTATAGGCCAATAGCTCCAAAGCCAGATACCAATAATTCCTCATCAAGCTCCCTCACTGATAACAATGGCTCCAACAGCAGCAACAGCAACAATTCACTCTCTCAGAAGATCAAGAATTCTCCTTATCTTAGGAGTCTTTGGCCACAGCTTCAAGCAAGACCAACAAGGACTAGAAAGAGAGGTAGAGCCCCAATTTTAACACTTCCACCTTCTTCACTCTTTAAAAGGCAAAAACCCAACAACACAAATAATCTTCTACTAGGATTTTATCCATCTACCACAAAGAACCTAATTTCATTACaaagtttgaattttgttcctcctcATCAACAACTCGGTAATCCTCTCTCTAATCATGCAATTGGGGTTCTTAATTGTCAATTAGAAACCACTAATAATGATGTTGGCACTATTTGTAATTCCACTACAAGCCCAAGTTTGGTTACACTTCCACTTCTTCCATGttcaccttcttcttctacttcttccatCCATCAACCACCGAAATTTGACttaaccaacaacaacaatgcttGCCAAGAAGTAACATTTGATCTGAATTTGACTGCGAAGTTGCACATCCCGGAAGAGAAGGATCTCTTGCAACAACTTCAGAGGCCGGTGGCGACGACGGCGACAGCAGCAACAAATAACAATGTGGTAGTAGTAGCTCCTCAACCGGTTCGACCGGTTGGTTCCTCCATAAGCGTTGGTTGCATCAATGAAGATGCAACAATAATGGCAATTCAAGATCAGAATCTCAAGAGAAAACAAGAGGTTGAGGATGAGGTTGAAACCGAGACATTACCAGCAATTATAACAGACTCAAAAAACCGGGTTAGGATGGTAAATTCCTCATACAAGGAACTAGTTGGTCAACCAGAATGTCCATGGCTTGAATCCATGGTAACAAGCATTCAATGTGGATCATCAGCACCATCATCAacaccatcatcatcaccaagatCATCATCTCCAAGAAGTAACAAGAGGATAAGTGGTGAAGTAGCACTTCAAGTCTGTGATGATTCAATTAAGATACCagattcatcatcatcaaatgGATTCTCTTGCTGGGTTAGGATTGAATGGCAAAGCAGTGAAGATCAGAGGAAGAAGTTTTGTGTGAATGCTTTCTGTGATGTTACCAAGTTGTGTTGTGAATCGAGGGATTATGTGTTCTCATGGAGGTTCCACACACGTACCAGAGAAGCTTCTCAATCTAGTTGCAATCTTTAA
- the LOC107495849 gene encoding exocyst complex component EXO70I-like, with the protein MAPLTPKSNDNEDPEENQALNKLESACSDLESFLRATEIMEHNLVTMETRFDLLQGSLSNASRRITPLQSLAMSRKALETRINRAVSPALELIETFKVAESLQHRILDLSAKLLAERTQQKRLQKLLEYADCVDRLNEAINSICQVGEGVILKLQEVVEFISRTKAADQYRTQRLREALATLKALYETEVDEMRFEGLLDQALLHMQDEFEAILLSIKHKNLGDMSQLQYDDDENNNDTNNELVNNNLAACELGSELEVEVLRRISFTLAANDCLDICIDIYVKVRYRRAAKALMKLNPDYLKTYTPEGIDEMEWETLESAITLWTQHFQVAVRKVLKSEKSLCQRVLGTIMDGLVWPECFVKISDKIMAVFFRFGEGVARSSKEPQKLFKLLDMFESLERLKEHVLETFEGESGVDICTRFRELEKLIIDASSKVFWEFGLQIEGNADGLPPSQDGSVPKLVRYAINYLKYLASENYRTSMAKVLRTEQIWKNGILSKQETDESLLKNAISNVMEALERNIESKRSRCRDKILVQVFLMNTYWYIYMRTKNTELGELLGDQYMKIGYKTVAEESAYLYQKQSWGVLVAILDGGDVQEHGKDSIGRLVNEKIESFFKCLNEVCERHIRGGYSIPDLDLREQMRESTMKLVVPVYVEFLESYSGFLQRKMYPSPDKLRGMVRKAFDGGEGRPRRRGSTSNDRNAGGNSASLEGDIRDLRPSRSNSQDV; encoded by the exons ATGGCACCATTAACACCAAAATCCAATGATAATGAGGACCCTGAGGAAAACCAAGCTCTTAATAAGCTTGAATCAGCATGTTCTGATTTAGAATCTTTCCTCAGAGCAACAGAGATCATGGAACACAACCTTGTAACCATGGAAACTCGGTTCGATCTCTTACAAGGATCTTTATCCAATGCATCCAGAAGGATCACACCTTTGCAATCCTTGGCCATGTCAAGGAAAGCACTTGAAACAAGGATCAACCGAGCCGTTTCGCCGGCGCTGGAGCTCATCGAGACCTTTAAGGTCGCCGAGTCCCTCCAGCACCGGATTCTTGACCTCTCAGCCAAGCTCTTGGCCGAAAGGACACAGCAGAAGAGGCTCCAGAAGCTTCTAGAATACGCCGATTGCGTTGATAGGTTAAACGAGGCGATTAACTCTATATGTCAAGTTGGTGAGGGTGTCATTTTGAAGCTTCAAGAGGTTGTGGAGTTCATAAGCAGAACAAAGGCTGCGGATCAATACAGGACACAAAG GTTGAGAGAGGCACTAGCCACACTGAAGGCACTGTATGAAACTGAGGTGGATGAGATGAGATTTGAAGGGTTACTAGACCAAGCTTTGCTTCATATGCAAGATGAATTTGAGGCAATATTATTGAGCATAAAGCATAAGAACCTAGGAGATATGTCACAACTAcaatatgatgatgatgaaaataataatgatactAACAATGAACTTGTCAATAACAACCTTGCTGCTTGTGAATTGGGGTCAGAGCTTGAAGTTGAAGTCCTCAGAAGAATTTCATTCACTCTTGCTGCTAATGATTGCTTGGATATTTGCATTGATATCTACGTCAAG GTGAGGTATAGAAGGGCTGCAAAAGCATTAATGAAGCTAAACCCAGATTACTTAAAAACATACACACCAGAAGGAATTGATGAAATGGAATGGGAAACCTTAGAATCAGCCATAACCCTTTGGACCCAACACTTCCAAGTTGCTGTTAGAAAAGTTCTCAAGTCAGAGAAATCACTCTGTCAAAGAGTCCTAGGCACAATCATGGATGGACTAGTTTGGCCAGAATGCTTTGTTAAAATCTCAGACAAGATCATGGCCGTGTTCTTTCGATTCGGCGAAGGAGTTGCGAGGAGCAGCAAGGAGCCGCAGAAGTTGTTCAAGCTTTTGGACATGTTTGAATCATTGGAGAGGCTAAAAGAACATGTGTTGGAAACTTTTGAAGGTGAATCTGGTGTGGATATTTGTACTAGGTTTAGGGAACTTGAGAAGCTTATTATTGATGCATCAAGCAAAGTTTTTTGGGAATTTGGATTGCAAATTGAAGGCAATGCTGATGGACTTCCTCCATCACAAGATGGTTCTGTTCCAAAACTTGTTAG GTATGCAATTAACTACCTAAAGTACCTTGCCTCGGAGAATTACAGAACATCCATGGCTAAGGTTCTAAGAACAGAGCAAATATGGAAAAATGGGATACTGTCGAAACAAGAAACAGATGAGAGTCTATTGAAGAATGCAATTTCCAATGTCATGGAAGCACTTGAAAGAAACATTGAATCAAAACGTTCAAGATGTAGGGACAAGATCTTAGTGCAAGTTTTCTTGATGAACACGTATTGGTACATATACATGAGGACCAAGAACACAGAACTTGGTGAGCTATTGGGAGATCAATACATGAAGATCGGGTACAAAACAGTGGCCGAAGAATCAGCTTACTTGTACCAGAAGCAATCGTGGGGTGTTTTGGTGGCCATTTTGGATGGCGGCGATGTCCAAGAACATGGGAAGGATAGCATAGGAAGGTTAGTGAATGAGAAGATTGAGAGTTTCTTCAAGTGTTTGAATGAGGTTTGTGAGAGGCACATAAGAGGTGGTTATAGCATTCCGGATTTAGATTTGAGAGAACAAATGAGAGAATCCACTATGAAGCTTGTTGTTCCGGTTTATGTTGAGTTCTTGGAGTCTTACTCTGGATTCTTGcagaggaaaatgtatcccagCCCCGATAAGTTGCGAGGGATGGTGAGGAAGGCTTTTGACGGCGGCGAGGGGAGGCCGAGGAGGCGCGGTTCGACTTCTAATGATCGGAATGCCGGAGGGAACTCTGCGTCTCTAGAGGGTGATATAAGAGATTTGAGACCATCAAGATCAAACAGTCAAGATGTGTGA